The following proteins are co-located in the Candidatus Palauibacter scopulicola genome:
- a CDS encoding M14 family metallopeptidase yields the protein MSFFAPHRVARASACGLLPAAATVLGVLAARPALAQELTSPEAFFGHEIGADYELPDYGDLSRYWETLAAESPRMTLQSIGTTAEGRDQLMAIVTSPENHANLDEYREISARLALARGVTEEEARALARRGKAIVWIDGGLHATEVLGAQQLMETLWQFVSGTDDETMRILDDVIILFVHANPDGMDLVSNWYTRVAEKTERSTRGIPVLYQKYVGHDNNRDFYTSFQPESENMNRQMYRTWYPQIVYNHHQTGPTGTVLFAPPFRDPFNYNIDPMVITGIDLVGSAMHSRFTEEGKPGATRRRGANYSTWWNGGLRTTPYFKNMIGLLTETIGHPTPMEIPLILERVLPNDNLPAPIEPQPWHFRQSVDYSVTANKAVLDVASRYRETFLYRIWRMGMNSIERGSKDSWTILPRRVEWLREEMRAGAAETDFARNVGGFGGSLGTRAEYDKLLEPDLRDPRGYILPSDQADFPTATKFVNALLEGGVIVERATSDFGVEGKEYPAGSYVVRAAQAFRPHVLDMFEPQDHPDDFLFPGASPTPPYDNAGWTLAIQMGVEFDRILEGFDGPFEEISEWNASPMPGMVADADGADGFLFGHEANDAFTAINRLQASGHEVYWLTAPLREGGRMHPVGTFYVKNRRGTADAVASLAAELGIDFRGLANDPDVDALRLRAPRVALWDTYGGSMPSGWIRWVLEQFEYADFELVFPQRLDAGALSDDYDVIIFPQGAIGSRFQFGGGGAPAPETIPEEYRDRLGRVTSDATTPALIEFLEDGGSIVTIGGSTALGNELGLPLEDHLIKDGEPLGREEYYVPGSILEVTVDNSRLVATGVPSTLRVSFNNSPVFGASALAARNDGASGVTPLAWFDTDTPLVSGWAWGQEHLQGGVTMAEAKVGNGHLYLFGPLITRRAQPHGTFKFLFNAIALSTAEPARP from the coding sequence ATGTCGTTCTTCGCCCCCCACCGGGTGGCCCGGGCTTCGGCCTGCGGCCTTCTGCCCGCCGCCGCGACCGTCCTCGGCGTGCTGGCCGCGCGACCGGCCCTCGCGCAGGAGCTGACGTCCCCGGAGGCTTTCTTCGGGCATGAGATCGGCGCTGACTACGAACTGCCGGACTACGGCGACCTCTCCCGCTACTGGGAGACGCTGGCCGCCGAGTCCCCGCGCATGACGCTGCAGTCGATCGGGACGACGGCCGAGGGCCGCGACCAGCTCATGGCGATCGTCACCTCGCCCGAGAACCACGCGAACCTCGACGAATACCGGGAGATCTCCGCCCGCCTCGCGCTCGCCAGGGGCGTGACCGAGGAGGAAGCGCGAGCACTCGCCCGCCGCGGCAAGGCCATCGTGTGGATCGATGGCGGCCTCCACGCCACGGAGGTCCTGGGCGCGCAGCAGCTCATGGAGACGCTGTGGCAGTTCGTGAGCGGGACCGACGACGAGACGATGCGGATCCTCGACGACGTCATCATCCTCTTCGTCCACGCGAACCCCGACGGGATGGACCTCGTCTCGAACTGGTACACGCGGGTCGCGGAGAAGACGGAGCGCTCCACGCGCGGGATTCCCGTCCTCTACCAGAAGTATGTGGGGCACGACAACAACCGGGACTTCTACACGTCCTTCCAGCCGGAATCCGAGAACATGAACCGGCAGATGTACCGGACGTGGTATCCGCAGATCGTCTACAACCACCACCAGACGGGACCCACCGGGACCGTGCTGTTCGCGCCCCCGTTCCGCGATCCGTTCAACTACAACATCGACCCGATGGTCATCACGGGGATCGATCTCGTCGGGTCCGCCATGCACTCGCGCTTCACGGAGGAGGGGAAGCCCGGTGCGACGCGGCGGCGCGGGGCGAACTACTCGACGTGGTGGAACGGAGGCCTGCGCACGACGCCCTACTTCAAGAACATGATCGGGCTCCTCACGGAAACGATCGGGCACCCGACCCCGATGGAAATCCCGCTGATTCTCGAGCGGGTGCTGCCCAACGACAATCTGCCCGCCCCGATCGAGCCGCAGCCGTGGCACTTCCGCCAGTCGGTCGACTATTCGGTGACCGCGAACAAGGCGGTGCTCGACGTCGCCTCCCGCTACCGCGAGACGTTCCTGTACCGCATCTGGCGCATGGGGATGAACTCGATCGAACGCGGCAGCAAGGACAGCTGGACGATTCTTCCGAGGCGCGTGGAGTGGCTGCGCGAGGAGATGCGGGCCGGAGCGGCGGAGACCGACTTCGCGCGCAACGTCGGCGGCTTCGGCGGCAGCCTCGGCACGCGCGCGGAATACGACAAGCTGCTCGAGCCCGATCTGCGCGATCCCCGGGGGTACATCCTCCCGTCCGACCAGGCCGACTTCCCGACCGCGACGAAGTTTGTCAACGCGCTCCTTGAGGGCGGCGTGATCGTGGAGCGGGCGACATCCGACTTCGGCGTCGAAGGGAAGGAGTATCCCGCGGGCTCCTACGTGGTGCGGGCCGCGCAGGCCTTCCGGCCGCACGTCCTCGACATGTTCGAGCCGCAGGACCACCCGGACGACTTCCTCTTTCCCGGGGCATCTCCAACGCCGCCGTACGACAACGCCGGGTGGACGCTGGCGATCCAGATGGGGGTGGAGTTCGACCGCATCCTGGAGGGCTTCGACGGGCCGTTCGAGGAAATCAGTGAGTGGAACGCGAGCCCCATGCCGGGAATGGTCGCGGACGCGGACGGGGCGGACGGTTTCCTGTTCGGTCACGAGGCGAACGACGCCTTCACGGCCATCAACCGGCTGCAGGCCTCGGGACACGAGGTGTATTGGCTCACCGCCCCGCTGCGGGAGGGCGGGCGGATGCACCCGGTCGGCACGTTCTACGTGAAAAACCGCCGCGGAACGGCCGACGCGGTCGCGTCGCTGGCGGCCGAACTGGGGATCGACTTCCGGGGTCTGGCGAACGATCCGGACGTGGACGCACTGCGTCTGCGGGCGCCCCGCGTCGCGCTCTGGGACACGTACGGGGGCTCCATGCCGTCGGGCTGGATCCGCTGGGTCCTCGAGCAGTTCGAGTACGCGGATTTCGAACTCGTCTTCCCGCAGCGGCTCGACGCGGGAGCGCTGAGCGACGACTACGACGTCATCATCTTCCCGCAGGGCGCCATCGGCTCGCGGTTCCAGTTCGGCGGGGGCGGCGCGCCGGCTCCGGAGACGATTCCCGAGGAGTACCGTGACCGGCTCGGCCGGGTCACCTCCGATGCGACGACGCCGGCGCTGATCGAGTTCCTCGAGGACGGCGGTTCGATCGTCACCATCGGCGGCTCGACGGCCCTCGGAAATGAGCTCGGGCTTCCGCTGGAGGACCACCTGATCAAGGACGGCGAGCCGCTGGGCCGGGAGGAGTACTACGTGCCCGGGTCGATTCTGGAGGTCACGGTGGACAACTCGCGGCTCGTCGCCACGGGAGTTCCGTCGACGCTCCGGGTGTCGTTCAACAACAGCCCCGTGTTCGGCGCCTCGGCGCTGGCGGCCAGGAACGACGGGGCGAGCGGGGTGACGCCGCTCGCCTGGTTCGACACTGACACGCCGCTCGTCAGCGGTTGGGCGTGGGGTCAGGAGCACCTGCAGGGCGGCGTGACGATGGCGGAAGCGAAGGTGGGCAACGGGCACCTGTACCTGTTCGGCCCGCTCATCACGCGGCGCGCGCAGCCGCACGGCACCTTCAAGTTCCTGTTCAACGCGATCGCCCTCTCGACGGCGGAGCCCGCACGGCCGTAA
- a CDS encoding glycosyltransferase family 2 protein: protein MSGEPPALSVILSTYNAPDELERTLWGYSVQTCPGFDVVVADDGSGPETRDRIEHLRISTGLAISHVWQEDDGFRKCRILNRAIVEARGDYLILSDGDCIPRNDFVDAHARLAEPGCFVSGGRVRLSSAAGSRIERDDVLGGSLFEPPWLDEMGALSRRRDRGKLIRSPLRAEWLDRLTTTRATWNGHNASAWKTDLLRVNGFDERMTYPVEDRELGERLRNAGIRPIQARHRAVCAHVEHARPWLDPEAQATNERLRAETRGGRDWTEHGIRKGPRPRGFPTGC from the coding sequence ATGAGCGGCGAGCCGCCGGCCCTTTCCGTCATCCTGAGCACGTACAATGCGCCGGACGAACTGGAACGCACGCTCTGGGGCTATTCGGTACAGACGTGCCCCGGGTTCGACGTGGTCGTCGCTGACGACGGCTCGGGGCCGGAGACACGCGACCGGATCGAGCATCTGCGGATCTCCACCGGCCTCGCGATCTCCCACGTGTGGCAGGAGGACGACGGTTTCAGAAAGTGCCGGATCCTGAACCGCGCGATCGTCGAGGCCCGTGGGGACTATCTCATCCTCAGCGACGGCGACTGCATCCCCCGGAACGACTTCGTGGATGCCCACGCCCGGCTCGCCGAGCCCGGGTGCTTCGTTTCGGGCGGGAGAGTCCGCCTCTCAAGCGCGGCAGGGTCCCGGATCGAGAGAGACGATGTGCTCGGCGGTTCGCTGTTCGAGCCGCCGTGGCTCGATGAGATGGGAGCGCTGAGCCGGAGGCGGGACCGGGGAAAGCTCATCCGCTCCCCGCTCCGCGCGGAGTGGCTCGATCGTCTGACCACTACGCGCGCCACGTGGAACGGTCACAACGCATCGGCCTGGAAGACAGACCTCCTGCGCGTGAACGGCTTCGACGAGCGCATGACGTATCCCGTCGAGGACCGCGAACTCGGCGAGCGTCTCCGCAACGCCGGGATTCGCCCCATCCAGGCTCGGCACCGGGCGGTGTGCGCGCACGTCGAGCACGCCCGGCCCTGGCTCGATCCCGAAGCGCAGGCGACGAACGAAAGGTTGCGCGCCGAAACCCGCGGCGGGCGCGACTGGACGGAACACGGGATTCGGAAGGGTCCGCGACCGCGGGGTTTTCCCACGGGCTGCTAG
- a CDS encoding glycosyltransferase, with protein sequence MKARGGPGIAVIVSTYERPDALDAVLRSLAEQTYRAFEVVVADDGSGPDTRELVAGHAKTSGLDLRHVRQEDRGYRLAAIRNRAAAATGQPYLIFLDGDCLVRPDYVERHAGLAEPGHFVHGSRVRLDPGLSRTAIEQGPGIERRGAIRWLAEWLRGRADRFTPLLRVPLGPLRRMTPRRWHGVKGCNLALWRSDFLAVNGFDEGFEGWGFEDNDLVVRLIRNGVRRKEGRYAVPVLHLWHKSRPPDPASRERFERRLRSDTIRAERGIDG encoded by the coding sequence GTGAAGGCGCGCGGCGGCCCCGGCATCGCGGTCATCGTCTCGACCTACGAGCGGCCCGACGCCCTCGACGCGGTCCTGCGAAGTCTCGCCGAACAGACGTACCGCGCCTTCGAGGTCGTCGTGGCGGACGACGGTTCCGGCCCGGACACGCGCGAACTCGTTGCGGGGCACGCGAAGACATCGGGCCTCGACCTGCGGCACGTCCGGCAGGAGGACCGCGGGTATCGACTGGCCGCGATCCGGAACCGCGCGGCCGCGGCGACCGGACAGCCGTACCTCATCTTTCTCGACGGCGACTGCCTCGTGCGGCCGGACTATGTCGAAAGACACGCGGGGCTCGCCGAGCCGGGGCATTTCGTCCATGGCAGCCGGGTGAGGCTCGACCCGGGGCTCTCGCGGACCGCGATCGAGCAGGGGCCCGGAATCGAGCGCCGGGGCGCCATCCGCTGGCTCGCCGAGTGGCTCCGTGGACGCGCGGACCGGTTTACGCCGCTGCTGCGCGTGCCGCTGGGACCTCTGCGCCGCATGACGCCGCGGCGATGGCACGGGGTCAAGGGATGCAATCTCGCCCTGTGGCGTTCGGATTTCCTGGCGGTGAACGGGTTCGACGAAGGCTTCGAGGGGTGGGGGTTCGAGGACAACGATCTCGTCGTCCGCCTCATCCGGAACGGGGTGCGACGAAAGGAGGGACGGTACGCCGTCCCGGTGCTGCACCTCTGGCACAAGTCGCGCCCCCCTGACCCCGCCAGCCGGGAACGCTTCGAACGTCGGCTCCGCTCCGACACGATCCGCGCCGAACGGGGAATCGACGGCTAG
- a CDS encoding sulfotransferase domain-containing protein, producing MNLPPRLDPPRVRRRPIPAFKRWFGRGKRRIGYYRLRDGFRNRLREPRFLRSLRPTDVFLVGHPKSGNTWLAYMLAVFLSDDRERDVNLYNVGDYVPFVHGRDHEIAAWDHLPDPRVFRNEYPRYPQRYPGTLHLVRDPRAVLVSFWHMFTTMFDDRDMTLSRFVDGYLSGGAPFDAWHRHLVRWDRQVAAALQRAGNGERVCIVRYEDLVAHREAALRRVADFIGAFPAGEVPARDVPAGTSERLSRAAARGSFGAMRDLERRHGAEAYAGRARGEGRFVRRGQAEGWKEEMDPADAARIEAAFGPVMERAGYPL from the coding sequence GTGAACCTGCCGCCGCGGCTCGACCCGCCCCGGGTCCGGCGGCGCCCGATCCCGGCCTTCAAGCGATGGTTCGGTCGCGGCAAGCGGCGGATCGGCTACTACCGGCTGCGTGATGGATTTCGGAACCGGCTGCGGGAGCCCCGGTTCCTCCGGTCTCTGCGGCCCACGGATGTGTTTCTCGTGGGACACCCGAAGTCGGGGAACACCTGGCTCGCCTACATGCTGGCCGTGTTCCTGTCGGACGATCGAGAGCGCGACGTGAACCTGTACAACGTCGGCGACTACGTGCCGTTCGTGCACGGCCGCGACCACGAGATCGCCGCCTGGGACCACCTCCCGGACCCGAGAGTGTTCCGGAACGAGTATCCCCGCTATCCGCAACGCTATCCCGGCACCCTCCATCTCGTGCGCGACCCGCGGGCGGTCCTCGTCTCCTTCTGGCACATGTTCACGACGATGTTCGACGACCGTGACATGACGCTCTCACGGTTCGTGGATGGCTACCTTTCCGGCGGCGCCCCGTTCGACGCCTGGCACCGGCACCTCGTGCGATGGGACCGGCAGGTCGCGGCCGCGCTCCAACGCGCGGGGAACGGCGAGAGGGTCTGCATCGTGCGCTACGAGGATCTCGTCGCCCACCGCGAGGCGGCCCTCCGCCGCGTGGCGGATTTCATCGGAGCGTTTCCTGCGGGAGAAGTTCCCGCGCGAGACGTTCCCGCGGGAACGTCCGAGCGGCTTTCCCGGGCGGCGGCGCGCGGGTCGTTCGGCGCCATGCGGGACCTGGAGCGGCGCCACGGCGCGGAGGCCTACGCCGGGCGCGCCCGCGGCGAGGGGCGGTTCGTTCGCCGGGGACAGGCGGAGGGCTGGAAGGAGGAGATGGACCCCGCGGACGCGGCCCGGATCGAAGCCGCGTTCGGCCCCGTCATGGAGCGCGCGGGATACCCGCTGTGA